In the genome of Triticum urartu cultivar G1812 chromosome 5, Tu2.1, whole genome shotgun sequence, one region contains:
- the LOC125510212 gene encoding dehydration-responsive element-binding protein 1H-like, translated as MDTGPERNWNSPASPPSSLEQGMPTSPASPTPKRPAGRTKFKETRHPVFHGVRRRGSNGRWVCEVRVPGKRGERLWLGTHVTAEAAARAHDAAMLALYGRTPAARLNYPDSAWLLAVPSSLSDLADVRRAAIGAVVDFLRRQEAGASAGAVAEEAHVDGIASAASAPDNASSSAAAAHSQPPCANAGYEVPDALCHDMFELHTSGEMDAGTYYADLAQGLLLEPPPPPSSGASSEHGDDAALWNH; from the coding sequence ATGGACACGGGCCCGGAGCGCAACTGGAACTCGCCGGCATCCCCGCCGTCCTCGCTCGAGCAGGGGATGCCGACGTCGCCTGCGTCGCCGACGCCGAAGCGCCCCGCGGGGCGAACCAAGTTCAAGGAGACGCGCCACCCGGTGTTCCACGGCGTGCGCCGCCGGGGCAGCAACGGCCGGTGGGTGTGCGAGGTGCGCGTGCCGGGGAAGCGCGGCGAGCGGCTCTGGCTCGGCACGCACGTCACCGCCGAGGCGGCCGCGCGCGCGCACGACGCCGCCATGCTCGCGCTGTACGGCCGCACCCCCGCCGCGCGCCTCAACTACCCCGACTCGGCGTGGCTGCTCGCCGTGCCCTCCTCCCTCTCCGACCTGGCGGACGTCCGGCGCGCCGCCATCGGGGCCGTGGTGGACTTCCTGCGCCGGCAGGAGGCGGGCGCCAGCGCCGGCGCCGTCGCTGAGGAGGCCCACGTCGACGGGATCGCCTCCGCCGCGTCGGCGCCAGACAATGCcagctcgtcggcggcggcggcccacTCACAGCCGCCATGCGCCAATGCGGGGTACGAGGTGCCGGACGCATTGTGCCACGACATGTTCGAGCTCCACACGTCGGGCGAAATGGACGCGGGCACGTACTACGCGGACCTGGCGCAGGGGCTGCTCctggagccgccgccgccgccgtccagcGGGGCGAGCTCGGAGCACGGAGACGATGCGGCGCTATGGAACCACTGA